One region of Termitidicoccus mucosus genomic DNA includes:
- a CDS encoding glutamate ligase domain-containing protein, which produces MFIGSRRYALSRYCYNANPASFADALETFHALAPEQEPRLYVLGCMEELGPDADRHHRALGAALKLRAQDELFITGGHAGAVAEAAMGYGADASRIIIFDTKDRVIGRLEEFGGPVFIKGSRRYALEQVLPGAGKGGAA; this is translated from the coding sequence GTGTTCATCGGCAGCCGGCGTTACGCATTGAGCAGGTACTGCTACAACGCCAATCCCGCGTCGTTTGCCGACGCGCTGGAAACCTTCCACGCGCTCGCCCCCGAACAGGAGCCGCGCCTTTACGTGCTCGGCTGCATGGAGGAACTCGGCCCCGACGCGGACCGCCATCACCGCGCGCTCGGCGCCGCGCTGAAATTGCGCGCACAGGACGAACTCTTCATCACCGGCGGCCACGCCGGCGCGGTGGCGGAGGCCGCGATGGGATACGGCGCGGACGCATCTCGTATTATTATTTTCGATACAAAGGACAGGGTCATCGGACGCTTGGAAGAATTTGGCGGCCCGGTGTTCATCAAGGGCAGCCGGCGTTACGCATTGGAGCAGGTGCTGCCCGGGGCAGGGAAGGGAGGCGCGGCATGA
- the mraY gene encoding phospho-N-acetylmuramoyl-pentapeptide-transferase, producing MLSYLADYESWFGPLRLLRFITFRTLMGAGTAALIGFVLGPWLIHRLRVLKFGQHYDDDRTGDLAVRFDKKNTPTMGGLLIFLSVFLSTVLWARPNIWIMVALFVFAALTAVGFRDDYLKVVRKSRDGISSREKMFWQTLITVIALVALLMEPVSAAKIRELWVPFLKQPVWIFAGWLGMFALFVMMFLWVVGFSNAINLTDGLDGLAVGCTITVALVYGIMAYAAGNTFISDYLLISFVPGTGELAVICGALVGAGLSFLWFNSHPAEVFMGDTGSLALGGLIGMIAFMVQQPFTLIIVGGVFVAEACSVMIQVGFFKYTRRRHGEGRRFFLMAPVHHHFQKRGWPETKVVARFWIISLICALAGLGTLKLR from the coding sequence ATGCTCAGCTACCTTGCCGATTACGAATCCTGGTTCGGGCCGCTGCGCCTGCTGCGGTTCATCACCTTCCGCACGCTCATGGGCGCGGGCACCGCCGCGCTGATCGGCTTCGTGCTCGGGCCGTGGCTGATCCACCGGCTGCGCGTGCTGAAGTTCGGCCAGCACTACGACGACGACCGCACGGGCGACCTCGCGGTGCGCTTCGACAAAAAGAACACGCCCACGATGGGCGGGTTGTTGATTTTCCTCTCCGTGTTTTTGAGCACCGTGCTCTGGGCGCGGCCGAACATCTGGATCATGGTGGCGCTGTTTGTGTTTGCCGCGCTGACGGCGGTCGGTTTCCGCGACGACTACCTGAAGGTGGTGCGCAAGAGCCGCGACGGCATTTCGTCGCGCGAGAAAATGTTCTGGCAGACGCTCATCACCGTCATCGCGCTCGTAGCGTTGTTGATGGAGCCGGTGAGCGCCGCAAAGATCCGCGAGCTGTGGGTGCCGTTCCTGAAGCAACCGGTGTGGATTTTTGCGGGCTGGCTGGGCATGTTCGCCCTGTTTGTGATGATGTTCCTGTGGGTCGTGGGTTTCAGCAACGCGATCAACCTCACCGACGGGCTCGACGGGCTGGCGGTCGGGTGCACGATCACGGTCGCGCTCGTTTACGGCATCATGGCCTACGCGGCGGGCAACACGTTCATCTCCGACTACCTGCTGATCAGCTTCGTGCCCGGCACGGGCGAACTGGCGGTGATATGCGGCGCGCTGGTCGGCGCGGGATTGTCGTTTTTGTGGTTCAACTCGCACCCGGCCGAGGTGTTCATGGGCGACACCGGTTCGCTCGCCCTCGGCGGCCTGATCGGCATGATCGCCTTCATGGTGCAGCAGCCCTTCACGCTCATTATCGTTGGCGGCGTGTTCGTGGCCGAGGCCTGCTCGGTCATGATACAAGTCGGCTTTTTCAAATACACGCGGCGGCGCCATGGCGAGGGGCGGCGGTTTTTCCTCATGGCGCCGGTGCATCATCATTTTCAGAAACGCGGCTGGCCGGAAACGAAGGTCGTCGCGCGTTTCTGGATCATCTCCCTGATCTGCGCCCTCGCCGGCCTGGGCACGCTGAAACTGCGGTGA
- the murD gene encoding UDP-N-acetylmuramoyl-L-alanine--D-glutamate ligase, translating to MPFLIHDFIKPLLAQPVAVLGGGVSGRAVMVLLEKLGAQGALFDERQEGARREFTEADARAHRLVVFSPGFVPAHPWLETARAAGCECLGELDFAALFWRGTIIAITGTNGKTTLTEFLTHALQSTKRHAGATGNVGHPFSALVAEREGGVFDEIAVCEVSSFQAEVFKYFRADSAFWINIAEDHLERHPGMAAYFEAKWRLFDRTVGGVMLAGSSVRRFAESCGRVLPPDACVETEGQPADVLLRGTVFEHYPQRENFLMAAAWWHRAGLPETALYEAARSFRPARHRLSRVAERGGVTWWNDSKATNFHAVEGALTRFTAPVLLIAGGKSKGGDIAAFVARIAPRVKHAFLIGDTAPVLAAACRARGVPHTSCATLAYAVQQAAENAAGGDAVLLSPGFASFDMFRSYQDRGDQFEQLVRDLPAPSISN from the coding sequence ATGCCCTTCCTCATTCACGACTTTATCAAACCCCTTCTCGCGCAGCCTGTCGCCGTGCTGGGCGGCGGCGTGAGCGGGCGGGCGGTGATGGTGTTGCTCGAAAAACTCGGCGCGCAAGGCGCGCTCTTCGACGAACGCCAGGAGGGTGCGCGTCGCGAGTTCACCGAAGCCGACGCGCGCGCGCACCGGCTGGTGGTGTTCAGCCCCGGCTTCGTGCCGGCGCATCCGTGGCTGGAAACCGCGCGCGCGGCTGGCTGCGAATGCCTCGGCGAGCTGGATTTCGCGGCCCTGTTCTGGCGCGGCACCATCATCGCCATCACCGGCACGAACGGCAAAACCACGCTGACCGAATTTCTCACCCACGCGCTCCAGAGCACGAAGCGCCACGCCGGCGCGACCGGCAATGTCGGCCACCCGTTTTCCGCGCTGGTGGCGGAGCGCGAGGGCGGCGTGTTCGATGAAATCGCGGTGTGCGAGGTGAGCTCGTTCCAGGCGGAGGTGTTCAAGTATTTCCGCGCCGATTCCGCCTTCTGGATCAACATCGCCGAGGATCACCTTGAGCGCCATCCCGGCATGGCCGCGTATTTCGAGGCGAAGTGGCGTTTGTTTGATCGCACGGTCGGCGGCGTGATGCTCGCGGGCTCGTCGGTGCGGCGCTTCGCCGAGTCCTGCGGCCGCGTGCTGCCGCCGGATGCATGCGTGGAAACCGAGGGCCAGCCGGCGGACGTGCTCCTGCGCGGGACGGTTTTCGAGCACTACCCGCAGCGCGAGAACTTTCTTATGGCCGCCGCCTGGTGGCACCGCGCCGGGCTGCCCGAGACCGCGCTTTACGAGGCCGCGCGCAGCTTCAGGCCCGCCCGCCACCGCCTCTCGCGCGTCGCGGAGCGCGGCGGCGTGACGTGGTGGAACGACTCGAAGGCGACCAACTTTCACGCCGTCGAGGGCGCGCTCACCCGCTTCACCGCGCCGGTGCTCCTGATCGCCGGCGGCAAATCGAAGGGCGGCGACATCGCGGCCTTCGTGGCCCGCATCGCGCCCCGGGTCAAACACGCCTTCCTCATCGGCGACACCGCGCCGGTGCTGGCCGCTGCCTGCCGCGCCCGCGGCGTGCCGCACACGTCTTGCGCGACGCTTGCCTATGCCGTGCAACAAGCTGCGGAAAATGCGGCCGGCGGAGATGCGGTGTTGCTTAGTCCCGGTTTCGCGAGTTTTGATATGTTCCGCAGTTATCAAGACCGCGGCGACCAGTTCGAGCAACTTGTGCGCGACCTGCCAGCCCCTTCGATTTCCAACTGA
- a CDS encoding LysM peptidoglycan-binding domain-containing protein produces the protein MKILKIFGAVVAVHAAVFIFAFVMPGCRSSARTSSTPPPDASQLPPTAGAYGSANYQASGNPYDGSGVNTPVPSSASGPVSATPSYSDFGVAPSAPLSGFGTPAPAQPLYQPTEVTGVVPLSSYTVVSGDSLWTISRKKGVSVDEIKAANNLKSNNLKVGQKLLIPAKQPAGSATASAAGTGGAAVGSAPASATSTYTVVAGDSLDRIARRHNTTVAKIKELNKLASNTISIGQQLTLPATEAASTPSYAEPASTPAPARAQGNVPTTTITHTVQGGETLGGIAKKYGVPQREIAVANQISDPRRLQAGQQLVIPGAPASPFEQPAQPAQTGTTSPAPASPVSTSPVSSPVSSSPISSAPLDTPPVNTIEEETPTPSPVTPQGQ, from the coding sequence ATGAAAATCCTAAAAATATTTGGTGCCGTCGTGGCGGTGCACGCCGCGGTGTTTATTTTCGCCTTTGTCATGCCTGGCTGCCGCTCGTCTGCGCGCACGTCGTCCACGCCGCCGCCCGATGCCTCGCAGCTTCCGCCGACCGCCGGCGCCTACGGCTCGGCCAACTATCAGGCCTCGGGCAATCCCTACGACGGCAGCGGCGTCAACACCCCCGTCCCGTCGTCCGCATCCGGGCCGGTTTCGGCGACGCCGTCGTATTCGGATTTTGGCGTCGCGCCATCCGCGCCGCTCTCCGGCTTTGGCACGCCCGCGCCGGCGCAACCGCTTTATCAGCCCACTGAGGTGACCGGCGTGGTGCCGCTTTCCTCCTACACGGTTGTCTCCGGCGACAGCCTGTGGACGATTTCCCGGAAAAAAGGCGTGTCCGTGGATGAGATCAAAGCCGCGAACAACCTGAAATCCAACAACCTCAAAGTCGGCCAGAAACTCCTCATCCCCGCGAAGCAACCCGCGGGCTCGGCCACGGCCTCCGCCGCCGGAACCGGCGGCGCCGCCGTTGGCTCCGCGCCCGCGTCGGCGACCAGCACCTACACCGTCGTGGCGGGCGATTCGCTCGACCGCATCGCGCGCCGCCACAACACCACGGTCGCGAAAATCAAGGAACTGAACAAGCTCGCCTCGAACACCATCAGCATCGGCCAGCAACTCACGCTGCCCGCGACCGAGGCGGCGTCCACGCCGTCTTATGCGGAACCCGCTTCCACGCCCGCGCCCGCCCGCGCCCAAGGCAACGTCCCGACCACGACCATCACCCATACCGTGCAGGGCGGCGAGACGCTCGGCGGCATCGCGAAGAAATACGGCGTGCCGCAGCGCGAAATCGCCGTGGCCAACCAGATCTCCGATCCCCGCCGTTTGCAGGCCGGCCAGCAGCTCGTCATTCCCGGCGCGCCTGCATCGCCGTTTGAGCAGCCCGCCCAGCCCGCGCAAACCGGCACGACGTCGCCGGCCCCGGCCAGCCCGGTTTCCACGAGTCCGGTGAGTTCACCGGTGAGCAGCAGCCCGATCTCCTCCGCGCCGCTCGACACCCCGCCGGTCAACACCATCGAGGAGGAAACCCCAACCCCATCCCCTGTCACTCCGCAAGGCCAGTGA
- a CDS encoding FtsW/RodA/SpoVE family cell cycle protein, which translates to MASPSSTSDPFSSEIRFPRPHLAPTPAAVIVLCAIALTILGLTVLFSATATVSKTPFFYLTKQLIGVGLAVVVGFVVSRIDLEWARGHVKLIAIGALALLVLVLVPHIGISVNGSRRWLGLGPVRLQVSEIGKIAMVFCLAHYLAINQVFIGRFKRGFLIPMVIVVCTGGLVAKEPDLGTAALIMAVGVLMLFLAGVRWRYLFAALIAGAGAFSLMVYLMPNRLTRFTAFLDVEGNKQDGTYQLYQSLAAFAVGGVNGAGLGQGLQQQHYLPEAHTDFIFSVVGEELGLYFTIGVVALFIVIFIAGIVHLRRAPNLFQFLLVSGALLLLSMQAIINLGVVTGVLPTKGMSLPFVSAGLSNLLLMGAIVGIFVNTQRAWSRPALSPRRRTLREVVQT; encoded by the coding sequence ATGGCCAGCCCATCCAGCACCTCCGACCCGTTTTCGTCTGAAATCCGTTTTCCGCGCCCGCATCTCGCGCCCACGCCGGCGGCGGTCATCGTGTTGTGCGCCATCGCCCTCACGATTCTCGGGCTCACGGTGCTGTTCAGCGCCACCGCCACGGTTTCCAAGACGCCGTTCTTTTATCTCACGAAACAGCTCATCGGCGTCGGCCTTGCGGTTGTCGTCGGGTTTGTGGTCAGCCGCATTGACCTGGAGTGGGCGCGCGGCCATGTGAAACTCATCGCGATCGGCGCGCTCGCCCTGCTCGTGCTGGTGCTGGTTCCGCACATCGGTATCTCGGTTAACGGCAGCCGCCGCTGGCTGGGCCTCGGCCCGGTGCGCCTGCAAGTCTCCGAGATCGGCAAGATCGCGATGGTCTTCTGCCTCGCGCATTATCTGGCGATCAACCAGGTCTTCATCGGCCGGTTCAAGCGAGGCTTTCTCATCCCGATGGTGATCGTGGTCTGCACGGGCGGCCTCGTCGCCAAGGAGCCCGACCTGGGCACCGCCGCGCTCATCATGGCGGTCGGCGTGCTGATGCTTTTTCTGGCCGGCGTGCGCTGGCGTTATCTTTTCGCGGCGCTCATCGCGGGCGCGGGGGCGTTTTCGCTGATGGTGTATCTGATGCCGAACCGGCTCACCCGCTTCACCGCGTTTCTCGACGTGGAGGGCAACAAGCAGGACGGCACCTACCAGCTCTACCAGTCGCTCGCGGCCTTCGCGGTCGGCGGCGTGAACGGCGCCGGGCTCGGCCAGGGCCTCCAGCAGCAGCACTACCTGCCCGAGGCGCACACCGACTTCATCTTTTCGGTCGTCGGCGAGGAGCTCGGGCTGTATTTCACCATCGGCGTGGTGGCTCTGTTCATCGTCATATTCATCGCGGGCATCGTGCACCTGCGGCGCGCGCCGAATCTGTTTCAATTTCTCCTCGTGAGCGGCGCGCTGCTCCTGCTCTCGATGCAGGCTATCATCAACCTGGGTGTCGTCACCGGCGTGCTTCCCACCAAGGGCATGTCGCTGCCGTTTGTCAGTGCGGGACTGTCGAACCTGCTGCTCATGGGCGCCATCGTCGGGATTTTCGTGAACACGCAAAGGGCGTGGTCGCGCCCGGCCCTCTCGCCCCGCCGCCGGACCCTGCGGGAGGTCGTGCAAACATGA
- a CDS encoding UDP-N-acetylglucosamine--N-acetylmuramyl-(pentapeptide) pyrophosphoryl-undecaprenol N-acetylglucosamine transferase, whose product MSMPKKTFLIACGGTGGHLSPGIALAEGLVARGYSATLLISRKKVDSRLAEKYPHLTFLRVPGSPLSLNPVRFAKFVFTQAHGFAYCANLVRRERPVGIVGFGGFTSAGIVLAGSLLGVPVALHEANRVPGRAVRVLSMVARRVYLPPGAHLSRHSLAVQRTMGLPVRKEIVRIPVAGARAQLGLDPQRPVIAVLGGSQGASSLNTWARDHAAAFAQVGVQVYCVTGLGKSGAETIENPSRHGEAVRTIFSPFCDRMGALLSAADLVVSRAGAGTIAELIRCATPAVLIPYPHAADNHQLANARLFEQQGGGIIVGETAMDTLAREVGDIIFNDGLLRKFRENLQRMDRANSLDILLDDLEALAGLSEPKAPAQPQAEGGAA is encoded by the coding sequence ATGAGCATGCCGAAAAAAACCTTCCTCATCGCCTGCGGCGGAACGGGCGGACACCTCTCGCCCGGCATCGCGCTGGCCGAGGGGCTCGTCGCGCGCGGCTACTCCGCCACGCTGTTGATCAGCCGGAAAAAAGTGGACTCGCGCCTCGCGGAAAAATACCCGCACCTGACATTCCTGCGCGTGCCCGGCTCGCCGCTTTCGCTCAACCCGGTCCGGTTCGCCAAATTCGTGTTTACCCAGGCGCACGGGTTCGCCTATTGCGCGAATCTCGTGCGCCGCGAGCGCCCCGTCGGCATCGTCGGCTTCGGCGGTTTCACCTCGGCCGGCATCGTGCTCGCGGGCTCGCTGCTCGGCGTGCCGGTGGCGCTCCACGAGGCCAACCGCGTGCCCGGCCGCGCCGTGCGCGTGCTCAGCATGGTGGCGCGCCGCGTTTACCTGCCGCCCGGCGCGCACCTCTCGAGACACTCACTCGCCGTGCAGCGCACCATGGGGCTGCCCGTGCGCAAGGAAATCGTCCGCATCCCCGTCGCCGGCGCGCGCGCGCAGCTCGGCCTCGACCCGCAGCGCCCGGTGATCGCCGTGCTCGGCGGCAGCCAGGGCGCGTCGTCGCTCAACACCTGGGCGCGTGACCACGCGGCGGCCTTTGCGCAGGTCGGCGTGCAGGTTTACTGCGTGACCGGCCTCGGCAAAAGCGGCGCGGAAACCATCGAAAATCCATCGCGCCACGGCGAGGCCGTCCGCACGATTTTCTCGCCCTTCTGCGACCGCATGGGCGCGCTGCTCTCCGCCGCCGACCTCGTCGTGTCGCGCGCCGGCGCGGGCACCATTGCCGAACTGATCCGCTGCGCCACGCCCGCCGTGCTCATCCCGTATCCGCATGCGGCGGACAACCACCAGCTCGCCAACGCCCGCCTCTTCGAGCAGCAGGGCGGCGGCATCATCGTCGGAGAAACCGCGATGGATACGCTAGCCCGCGAGGTCGGCGACATCATTTTCAACGACGGCTTGCTGCGGAAATTCCGCGAGAATCTCCAGCGCATGGACCGCGCCAATTCGCTCGACATCCTGCTCGACGATCTGGAGGCGCTGGCCGGCCTGTCCGAGCCGAAGGCGCCCGCGCAGCCGCAAGCCGAAGGAGGTGCGGCGTGA
- the murB gene encoding UDP-N-acetylmuramate dehydrogenase — protein MTAPSDNSPPPLPMLFGRAVAAIHCVGVAGMGLGPLAIYLARLGFEVSGEDDHMSGVMHAQLERAGIALTPTGGLPGRCDLVACSSAVRDGHPSVGAARGRGIHVVRRGELLAEIARGKKLVAICGSHGKTTTTALLVTALRRAGFPAGYVLGGLFDDDATPPADAAGSDWLVAEIDESDGTIENFSPEITVAGNLDWDHPDHYREPAAIEAAFAGIFGRTRGTVLLGANAFAGGARLRQPLRESIVTFGPGADFDFRVENESPADGRQALALGGRFPIATATVRALGAFNAANAAAALAAAHLMGAPLAPDLLAAFPGVRRRQSVLLANSELTVIEDYAHHPAEISALLASLRARIGGKGRLIVVFQPHRHSRTARFKADFAAALALADRVSLIDVYPAGEPPQEGGHTIDVYRELRRAAPALPVVYCNGKTDVMLAVLARSVTPGDWVAFVGAGDIDRRAREWLVLADEYRRVANRWATIAVALRGSVSVETKVRHEEPLAPRTTMRAGGAARIYAEPAGETDLRALLREARARALDVFLLGRGSNLIVPDEGVDGLVISLAHPAWQAFEPRGDGGIWAGAGVRLKNLCGLAAKAGLGGFEFLDGIPGNLGGALRMNAGAMGAWTFDVVERVRLMTRDGEVREVPRAELHTGYRHCAELRDGGIALGALLRPSAARPAEDIARQLDAYRDKRRESQPREPSAGCIFKNPEGAAAGRLIDECGLKGECVGGAEVSAVHANFIVNRGGATATDIIELARIVRVRVAEKTGVTLEPEVILYGKEWREVL, from the coding sequence ATGACCGCCCCTTCCGACAACTCCCCGCCCCCGCTTCCGATGCTCTTTGGCCGCGCCGTGGCCGCGATCCATTGCGTGGGTGTCGCGGGCATGGGCCTCGGCCCGCTGGCGATTTATCTGGCGCGGCTCGGCTTCGAGGTCAGCGGCGAGGACGACCACATGAGCGGGGTCATGCACGCGCAACTCGAACGCGCCGGCATCGCGCTCACGCCCACTGGCGGCCTGCCGGGGCGGTGCGATCTCGTGGCGTGCTCGTCTGCGGTGCGCGACGGGCATCCCTCCGTCGGCGCGGCGCGCGGGCGCGGCATCCACGTGGTGCGCCGCGGCGAGCTTCTTGCCGAAATTGCGCGCGGAAAAAAACTCGTCGCCATCTGCGGCTCGCACGGGAAGACCACCACGACCGCGCTGCTCGTCACCGCGTTGCGCCGCGCGGGGTTTCCCGCCGGCTACGTGCTCGGCGGGCTTTTTGACGACGATGCCACGCCGCCCGCCGACGCCGCCGGGTCGGACTGGCTCGTCGCGGAAATCGACGAGAGCGACGGCACGATAGAAAATTTTTCGCCCGAAATCACCGTGGCCGGAAACCTCGACTGGGATCATCCCGACCACTACCGCGAGCCCGCCGCGATCGAGGCGGCGTTTGCCGGCATCTTCGGACGCACGCGCGGAACCGTGCTGCTCGGCGCGAACGCCTTTGCGGGCGGCGCCAGGCTCAGGCAGCCGCTGCGCGAATCGATCGTCACCTTCGGTCCCGGCGCGGACTTCGATTTTCGTGTCGAAAACGAATCACCCGCCGACGGGCGCCAGGCTCTCGCGCTCGGCGGGCGTTTTCCCATCGCGACCGCGACCGTGCGCGCGCTTGGCGCGTTCAACGCCGCCAACGCCGCCGCCGCGCTCGCCGCCGCGCACCTGATGGGCGCGCCGCTCGCGCCCGATCTGCTCGCCGCCTTTCCCGGCGTGCGCCGCCGCCAGTCCGTGCTGCTCGCCAACAGCGAGTTGACCGTTATCGAGGACTACGCGCATCATCCGGCGGAAATCTCCGCGCTGCTCGCCAGCCTGCGCGCGCGCATCGGGGGCAAGGGGCGGCTGATCGTGGTGTTCCAGCCGCACCGCCACAGCCGCACCGCGCGCTTCAAGGCCGACTTCGCCGCCGCGCTCGCGCTGGCCGACCGGGTGTCCCTCATCGACGTCTATCCGGCGGGCGAGCCCCCGCAGGAAGGCGGGCACACCATCGACGTTTATCGCGAGCTGCGCCGCGCCGCGCCCGCGCTGCCGGTGGTCTATTGCAATGGAAAGACGGATGTGATGCTGGCCGTGCTCGCGCGCTCGGTCACGCCGGGCGACTGGGTGGCGTTCGTCGGCGCGGGCGACATCGACCGGCGCGCGCGCGAGTGGCTCGTGCTGGCCGACGAATACCGGCGCGTGGCCAACCGCTGGGCGACCATCGCGGTCGCCCTGCGCGGCAGCGTGTCGGTCGAGACCAAGGTGCGCCACGAGGAGCCGCTTGCGCCCAGGACCACGATGCGCGCGGGCGGCGCGGCGCGCATCTATGCCGAGCCGGCGGGCGAGACGGACCTGCGCGCATTGCTGCGCGAGGCCCGCGCGCGGGCGCTGGATGTTTTTCTGCTCGGGCGCGGCTCGAATCTCATCGTGCCCGACGAGGGCGTGGACGGGCTCGTCATCTCGCTCGCGCATCCGGCATGGCAGGCGTTTGAACCGCGCGGCGACGGCGGCATATGGGCGGGCGCGGGCGTGCGTTTGAAAAATCTCTGCGGCCTCGCGGCCAAGGCCGGGCTGGGCGGGTTCGAGTTTTTGGACGGCATTCCGGGCAATCTCGGCGGCGCGCTGCGCATGAACGCCGGCGCGATGGGCGCGTGGACCTTCGACGTGGTCGAGCGGGTGCGCCTCATGACGCGCGACGGCGAGGTGCGCGAGGTGCCGCGCGCGGAGTTGCACACGGGCTACCGGCATTGCGCGGAGTTGCGCGACGGCGGCATCGCGCTCGGGGCGCTGCTGCGGCCTTCGGCGGCGCGTCCGGCGGAGGACATCGCCCGCCAGCTCGACGCCTACCGCGACAAGCGCCGCGAATCCCAGCCGCGCGAGCCGAGCGCGGGTTGCATTTTCAAGAACCCGGAAGGCGCCGCCGCCGGACGCCTCATCGACGAATGCGGACTGAAGGGCGAGTGCGTGGGCGGCGCGGAAGTATCCGCCGTGCATGCCAATTTCATCGTCAACCGCGGCGGCGCGACCGCGACCGACATCATCGAGCTGGCGCGCATCGTCCGCGTCAGGGTCGCGGAGAAAACCGGCGTCACGCTGGAGCCCGAGGTGATTTTATACGGAAAGGAATGGAGGGAGGTTTTATGA
- a CDS encoding D-alanine--D-alanine ligase family protein → MEGAPVTTHPTIAVFAGGTSSEREVSLGSGAACAEALAKNFATEFFQIDSNALPAGLDPARHVVFSTLHGTFGEDGGMQRLLDEAGVFYAGCGATASELTMDKSGTKHAVARQGVRVPPGIAFPSDRKPSATEVIAQLGGQLVLKPNSEGSSVGLHLISGRAQLEAALAEVTTNCGWIIERRIVGRELSVGVLNGRAMGVVEIRPRSGVYDYASKYTKGATEYLAPAPIGDAATRAAQEAAGTAFAACGCRDYARVDFILSAENELFLLEINTLPGMKETSLLPMSARCAGLDFTALVRELVSPAMRRFLTAREQQKSA, encoded by the coding sequence ATGGAGGGTGCGCCCGTGACCACGCATCCCACCATCGCTGTTTTTGCCGGAGGCACTTCCTCCGAGCGCGAGGTTTCGCTCGGCTCCGGCGCGGCCTGCGCGGAGGCGCTGGCGAAAAACTTCGCCACGGAGTTTTTCCAGATCGACTCCAACGCGCTGCCCGCCGGGCTCGATCCGGCGCGGCACGTGGTGTTTTCCACTTTGCACGGCACCTTTGGCGAGGATGGCGGAATGCAGCGCCTGCTCGACGAAGCGGGTGTGTTTTACGCGGGCTGCGGCGCGACGGCGAGCGAGCTCACGATGGACAAGTCCGGCACCAAGCACGCAGTGGCGAGGCAGGGCGTGCGCGTGCCGCCGGGCATCGCATTCCCGTCCGACCGCAAACCCTCCGCCACGGAGGTCATCGCGCAACTCGGCGGCCAGCTCGTGCTCAAGCCGAACAGCGAAGGCAGCAGCGTCGGGCTGCACCTCATCTCGGGCCGCGCGCAACTGGAGGCCGCACTGGCGGAGGTGACGACGAATTGCGGCTGGATCATCGAGCGCCGCATCGTCGGGCGGGAGTTGTCCGTCGGCGTGTTGAACGGCCGCGCGATGGGCGTGGTGGAAATCCGTCCGCGCTCCGGCGTGTATGACTACGCGAGCAAATACACCAAGGGCGCGACCGAGTATCTCGCGCCCGCCCCGATCGGCGACGCGGCCACGCGCGCCGCGCAGGAGGCCGCCGGGACGGCGTTCGCCGCGTGCGGCTGCCGCGATTATGCGCGCGTCGATTTCATATTATCGGCGGAAAACGAATTGTTTCTGCTGGAAATAAACACGCTGCCCGGTATGAAGGAGACCAGCCTGCTGCCAATGAGCGCGCGTTGCGCGGGACTGGATTTCACCGCCTTGGTCCGGGAACTGGTTTCGCCCGCGATGCGGCGTTTTCTGACGGCGCGGGAACAGCAAAAAAGCGCATGA
- a CDS encoding cell division protein FtsQ/DivIB produces MKAPPGKTIRPRPASWEDLVRDPLPHRVMAPAGRKRRAFSTLRTVGCIAILCTAAWAGFELYRMWESNPARIKAPAQGEPLKTIAFQTNGVLDRAWAERTLAIPPGTGMMALDLFLLRDRLLATGQVRAAVLARNFPDTLSVVIEERDPVARIVAREPGGAPETFLVDRIGTVYSGINYPDALVSSLPYLADVRLRRVENGNGFAPVEGMETVSNLIGTARAYIPALFSRWHSISLARLAPDGVLVVRSADVETLIFGTRDDFFKQVAQLDFIVDESRAQSGIGPIKIVDLSVGRTVSGTQIPVTYGAAPLVPGQARRSPAPARAGEGYVFQP; encoded by the coding sequence ATGAAAGCACCACCCGGAAAAACCATCAGGCCTCGTCCCGCATCGTGGGAGGACCTCGTGCGCGATCCGCTCCCGCACCGGGTGATGGCCCCGGCGGGCCGCAAGCGCCGCGCTTTCTCCACGCTCAGGACGGTCGGTTGCATCGCCATCCTTTGCACCGCGGCGTGGGCGGGTTTCGAGCTTTACCGCATGTGGGAGTCAAACCCGGCGCGCATCAAGGCGCCCGCGCAGGGCGAGCCGCTCAAGACCATCGCATTCCAGACCAACGGCGTGCTCGACCGCGCCTGGGCCGAGCGGACGCTCGCGATTCCGCCCGGCACCGGCATGATGGCGCTGGATTTGTTTTTGTTGCGCGACCGGCTGCTCGCGACCGGGCAGGTGCGCGCCGCCGTGCTCGCGCGCAATTTTCCCGACACGCTTTCCGTGGTGATCGAGGAGCGCGATCCGGTCGCCCGCATCGTGGCGCGCGAACCGGGCGGCGCACCCGAGACGTTTCTGGTGGACCGCATCGGCACCGTGTATTCAGGAATCAACTACCCGGACGCGCTGGTCTCGTCGCTGCCGTATCTCGCCGACGTGCGCCTGCGCCGCGTGGAAAACGGCAATGGTTTCGCGCCGGTCGAGGGCATGGAGACCGTCTCCAACCTCATCGGCACCGCGCGCGCCTACATCCCGGCGCTGTTTTCGCGCTGGCATTCGATCTCGCTCGCCCGCCTCGCGCCCGACGGCGTGCTGGTGGTGCGCTCCGCCGACGTGGAGACGCTGATTTTCGGCACGCGCGACGATTTCTTCAAGCAGGTCGCCCAGCTCGACTTCATCGTGGACGAGTCGCGCGCGCAGTCCGGCATCGGCCCGATCAAGATTGTCGACCTCTCCGTCGGCCGCACCGTGAGCGGCACGCAGATCCCCGTCACCTACGGCGCGGCCCCGCTGGTTCCCGGCCAGGCGCGCCGCTCCCCGGCGCCGGCGCGCGCGGGGGAGGGATATGTTTTCCAACCCTAG